A genomic segment from Syngnathus scovelli strain Florida chromosome 3, RoL_Ssco_1.2, whole genome shotgun sequence encodes:
- the LOC125994542 gene encoding janus kinase and microtubule-interacting protein 3-like isoform X2: protein MRDSQSDTVFLFYFYFNLLSLFWPLFWSHVLVWRHLLDKFGISALPIYSCEQSIFYHLHHLFPPCYMTVEMGHYQSRVADLESALKQQGQNVKWVEEKQLLRQSNQQLAEKVRRMEAEEARLKERIQDIRDQNELLEFRILELEEREWRSPVLKFLQVRFPDGLSPLQIYCEADGVSDIVISDLMKKRDILGDNANLTNEEQVVVIHARTLPTLAEKWLEYIKVTKSALQQKMLDIESEKDMFCNQKGYLDEELDFRKRSMDQAHKRIMELEAMLYEALPQRDCPATDGEKASHAGVNDVLTADQRQELRSAVDQWKRALMWELRERDACILQERI from the exons atgcgtgactcacaatccgacaccgtgttcctgttttatttctattttaacttgcttagcttattttggccccttttttggtctcatgttttggtctggcgccatcttttggacaaatttggaatttcagctctgccaatttattcctgtgaacaatccatattttaccatttgcaccatctcttccccccatgttacatgacagtagaaatgggtcactatcaaagcagagtagcagatctggagtcagcgctgaagcaacaaggacag aatgtcaagtgggtggaggagaagcagctgctgcgtcagagcaatcagcagttggccgaaaag gtcaggcggatggaggcggaagaagcgcgtctgaaagagcgcatccaggatatccgagaccaaaacgaactgcttgagttccgcatcctggagctggag gagagggagtggcgctcccccgtcttgaagtttctgcaagtccgtttcccagacggcctcagccctttgcagatctactgcgaggccgacggcgtgagc gacatcgtcatcagtgatctgatgaagaagcgggacatcctgggcgataacgcc aatctcaccaacgaggagcaggtggtcgtgattcacgccaggacccttcccaccctagccgagaag tggttagaatacatcaaagtgaccaagtcagcacttcaacagaagatgttggacattgaaagtgagaag gatatgttctgcaaccagaagggctacctggatgaagagttggacttcaggaagcgttccatggaccaggctcataag aggatcatggagctggaggccatgttgtacgaggcgctaccgcagcgggactgccccgccacggacggcgaaaaagccagccacgctggcgtgaatgacgtgctgacggcggatcagagacaagagcttaggagcgccgtggaccaatggaagcgagccctgatgtgggagttgagggagcgcgacgcttgcatcctccaagagagaatctga
- the LOC125994542 gene encoding janus kinase and microtubule-interacting protein 3-like isoform X1 codes for MRDSQSDTVFLFYFYFNLLSLFWPLFWSHVLVWRHLLDKFGISALPIYSCEQSIFYHLHHLFPPCYMTVEMGHYQSRVADLESALKQQGQNVKWVEEKQLLRQSNQQLAEKVRRMEAEEARLKERIQDIRDQNELLEFRILELEEREWRSPVLKFLQVRFPDGLSPLQIYCEADGVSDIVISDLMKKRDILGDNAVSNLTNEEQVVVIHARTLPTLAEKWLEYIKVTKSALQQKMLDIESEKDMFCNQKGYLDEELDFRKRSMDQAHKRIMELEAMLYEALPQRDCPATDGEKASHAGVNDVLTADQRQELRSAVDQWKRALMWELRERDACILQERI; via the exons atgcgtgactcacaatccgacaccgtgttcctgttttatttctattttaacttgcttagcttattttggccccttttttggtctcatgttttggtctggcgccatcttttggacaaatttggaatttcagctctgccaatttattcctgtgaacaatccatattttaccatttgcaccatctcttccccccatgttacatgacagtagaaatgggtcactatcaaagcagagtagcagatctggagtcagcgctgaagcaacaaggacag aatgtcaagtgggtggaggagaagcagctgctgcgtcagagcaatcagcagttggccgaaaag gtcaggcggatggaggcggaagaagcgcgtctgaaagagcgcatccaggatatccgagaccaaaacgaactgcttgagttccgcatcctggagctggag gagagggagtggcgctcccccgtcttgaagtttctgcaagtccgtttcccagacggcctcagccctttgcagatctactgcgaggccgacggcgtgagc gacatcgtcatcagtgatctgatgaagaagcgggacatcctgggcgataacgccgtaagt aatctcaccaacgaggagcaggtggtcgtgattcacgccaggacccttcccaccctagccgagaag tggttagaatacatcaaagtgaccaagtcagcacttcaacagaagatgttggacattgaaagtgagaag gatatgttctgcaaccagaagggctacctggatgaagagttggacttcaggaagcgttccatggaccaggctcataag aggatcatggagctggaggccatgttgtacgaggcgctaccgcagcgggactgccccgccacggacggcgaaaaagccagccacgctggcgtgaatgacgtgctgacggcggatcagagacaagagcttaggagcgccgtggaccaatggaagcgagccctgatgtgggagttgagggagcgcgacgcttgcatcctccaagagagaatctga